From a region of the Corallococcus coralloides DSM 2259 genome:
- a CDS encoding GNAT family N-acetyltransferase, giving the protein MSTELTLRPIEARDDAAMAAVIRAVMPEFGADGPGFAIHDPEVNAMTAAYSRPRHVYFVVEHGGQVVGGAGIAPLDGGAPDVCELRKMYFLPTARGHGMGERLLRHCLEFARSAGFKQCYLETLAGMDQAQKLYRKVGFEPLCAPMGRTGHFGCDRWYAMNLTPPA; this is encoded by the coding sequence ATGAGCACGGAACTGACGTTGAGGCCCATCGAGGCCCGGGACGACGCGGCGATGGCGGCGGTCATCCGCGCGGTGATGCCGGAGTTCGGAGCGGACGGTCCGGGGTTCGCGATCCACGACCCGGAGGTGAACGCGATGACCGCGGCCTACAGCCGGCCCCGGCACGTGTATTTCGTGGTGGAGCATGGGGGCCAGGTGGTGGGAGGCGCGGGCATCGCGCCGCTGGACGGAGGAGCACCGGACGTCTGCGAGCTGCGCAAGATGTACTTCCTGCCCACGGCCCGGGGCCACGGCATGGGTGAGCGCCTGCTGAGACACTGTCTGGAGTTCGCGCGAAGCGCCGGCTTCAAGCAGTGCTACCTGGAGACGCTCGCGGGCATGGATCAAGCCCAGAAGCTCTACCGCAAGGTCGGCTTCGAACCGCTCTGCGCCCCCATGGGCCGCACCGGCCACTTCGGCTGCGACCGCTGGTACGCGATGAACCTGACCCCGCCCGCCTGA
- a CDS encoding ester cyclase, translating into MRTCVSWVMLGLVGLTGCATVSPAERARQVGESNKERARLFTEEIYNQKRLERLPEYIAADYVDRSEGAPQDLRGPEVVRTQAEAGFTLFPDLKFELLHVMAEDDWVMVRWRATGTDTQGPPTADGRSRPLTFHGDSLYRLRDGRLVESWDLTDRLDPLLQRGFKIVPPES; encoded by the coding sequence ATGAGGACCTGTGTGTCGTGGGTGATGTTGGGGCTCGTGGGGCTCACCGGTTGCGCGACGGTGTCCCCCGCGGAACGGGCCCGGCAGGTGGGCGAATCCAACAAGGAGCGCGCCCGCCTGTTCACCGAGGAGATCTACAACCAGAAGCGCCTGGAGCGCCTGCCGGAGTACATCGCGGCCGACTACGTGGACCGCTCCGAGGGCGCCCCCCAGGACCTGCGCGGCCCGGAGGTGGTGCGAACCCAGGCGGAGGCGGGGTTCACCCTCTTCCCGGACCTGAAGTTCGAGCTGCTCCACGTGATGGCGGAGGACGACTGGGTGATGGTGCGCTGGCGCGCGACGGGCACGGACACCCAGGGCCCGCCCACCGCGGACGGCAGGTCCCGCCCGCTCACGTTCCATGGGGACTCGCTGTACCGCCTGCGCGACGGCCGGCTGGTGGAGTCGTGGGACCTCACGGACCGGCTGGATCCGCTGCTCCAGCGCGGGTTCAAGATCGTCCCGCCCGAGTCCTGA
- a CDS encoding phospholipase D-like domain-containing protein codes for MSELTDELLPQPGAHGFDGGDETRKHEMQGPFELPPGPEGFSFALYQATGVGLTPGHRMHLLENSQVFDRMLEDIRAAKHSVHMLVYIWRPCELSDRFVEALIERSHAGVQCRVVVDPVGSEETTGDKDFDQQIEKRLTDAGVEVHYYRLLAGKVLGRLLSRSHQKIVVVDGRIAYTGGFGIWKVWEGDGLKPDNWRDTHIRVEGPEVRRIQVTFSKHWIESGGGFLPRECFPELKADGGGCAAFIDSAGRLGITEAERMVRLVVAAATKRLWIANAYFTPPNDILEQLEVKVRQGVDVRVMGPGPNHDVPVVRASQRSTYERLLAAGVRIWEYQPAMLHSKTMLVDDWLCVVGSTNLDSLSLNKLSEGSLVFEDREIAAKLEACWEKDVRHSKEISLENGGRTNPWRRFARRATQWAGHDR; via the coding sequence ATGAGCGAGCTTACGGACGAGTTGCTGCCCCAGCCGGGGGCGCATGGGTTCGACGGCGGCGACGAGACGCGCAAGCACGAGATGCAGGGTCCGTTCGAGCTACCACCCGGACCCGAGGGCTTCTCGTTCGCGCTCTACCAGGCCACGGGCGTGGGGCTGACACCGGGGCACCGGATGCACCTGCTGGAGAACAGCCAGGTCTTCGACCGGATGTTGGAGGACATCCGCGCGGCGAAGCACAGCGTGCACATGCTCGTCTACATCTGGCGGCCGTGCGAGCTGTCGGACCGGTTCGTGGAGGCGCTGATTGAGCGCTCGCACGCGGGCGTGCAGTGCCGCGTGGTGGTGGATCCGGTGGGCAGTGAGGAGACGACCGGGGACAAGGACTTCGATCAGCAGATTGAAAAGCGCCTGACGGACGCGGGCGTGGAGGTGCACTACTACCGGCTGCTGGCGGGCAAGGTGCTGGGGCGGCTGTTGAGCCGGTCGCACCAGAAGATCGTCGTGGTGGACGGGCGCATCGCGTACACGGGCGGCTTCGGCATCTGGAAGGTGTGGGAGGGGGACGGCCTCAAGCCGGACAACTGGCGCGACACGCACATCCGCGTGGAGGGACCGGAGGTGCGGCGCATCCAGGTGACGTTCTCCAAGCACTGGATTGAGTCGGGCGGAGGGTTCCTGCCGCGCGAGTGCTTCCCGGAGCTGAAGGCGGACGGAGGCGGGTGCGCGGCGTTCATCGACAGCGCCGGGCGGCTGGGCATCACCGAGGCGGAGCGGATGGTGCGGCTGGTGGTGGCCGCGGCGACGAAGCGGCTGTGGATCGCCAACGCGTACTTCACGCCGCCCAACGACATCCTGGAGCAACTGGAGGTGAAGGTCCGGCAGGGCGTGGACGTGCGGGTGATGGGGCCGGGACCGAACCACGACGTGCCGGTGGTGCGAGCGTCGCAGCGGTCGACGTATGAGCGGCTCTTGGCGGCGGGGGTGCGCATCTGGGAGTACCAGCCGGCGATGCTGCATTCGAAGACGATGCTGGTGGATGACTGGCTGTGCGTCGTGGGCTCCACGAACCTGGATTCGCTGTCGCTCAACAAGTTGAGCGAGGGCTCGCTGGTGTTCGAGGACCGGGAGATCGCCGCGAAGCTGGAGGCGTGCTGGGAGAAGGACGTGCGGCACTCGAAGGAGATTTCCCTGGAGAACGGCGGCCGGACGAACCCGTGGCGGAGGTTCGCGAGGCGGGCCACGCAGTGGGCGGGGCACGACCGGTAG
- a CDS encoding DUF3293 domain-containing protein → MRDARRTTLHAAFKATGYVVRPHPLVGGRKHVLRVDALHPDLDAALAAHGFTTWAFLTAWNPRAHSRPLRTNARLQRRLLTLLEAQGHPSVSAVGVAEDRRWFEESLFVPGLSRDEALRMGHLFDQEAVLWGAVGGAAELVMCREPARS, encoded by the coding sequence ATGCGTGACGCACGGCGGACCACGCTGCACGCGGCCTTCAAGGCCACGGGCTACGTCGTGCGCCCGCATCCTCTCGTCGGCGGCCGCAAGCACGTGCTGCGCGTGGATGCCTTGCATCCAGACCTCGACGCCGCGCTCGCTGCTCACGGCTTCACCACCTGGGCCTTCCTCACCGCGTGGAACCCGCGCGCGCACTCGCGCCCGCTCCGCACCAACGCGCGCCTCCAGCGACGACTGCTCACGCTGCTTGAAGCCCAAGGCCACCCAAGCGTATCCGCCGTGGGCGTGGCGGAGGACCGCCGCTGGTTCGAGGAGAGCCTCTTCGTCCCCGGCCTGTCCCGCGACGAAGCCCTGCGCATGGGCCACCTGTTCGACCAGGAAGCCGTGCTCTGGGGTGCCGTGGGCGGCGCCGCGGAGCTGGTGATGTGCCGGGAGCCCGCGCGCTCCTGA
- the clpP gene encoding ATP-dependent Clp endopeptidase proteolytic subunit ClpP, whose product MNVPFVIETTHRGERAYDLYSRLLKDRIILLGTPINDDVANLIVAQLLFLESEDPDKGINLYINSPGGSVTAALAMYDTMQYVKCPVSTICVGQAASAGALLLLAGSKGKRYALPNSRIMIHQPLGGAQGQATDIDIQAKEILRLRTYLNGLFVKHTGHTIERIEKDTERDYFMSAEEARQYGLIDEVVERASGVPAPK is encoded by the coding sequence ATGAACGTCCCCTTCGTCATTGAGACCACGCACCGCGGCGAGCGGGCGTACGACCTCTACAGCCGTCTGCTCAAGGACCGCATCATCCTCCTGGGCACGCCCATCAACGACGATGTGGCCAACCTCATCGTCGCCCAGCTGCTGTTCCTGGAGTCCGAGGACCCGGACAAGGGCATCAACCTCTACATCAACTCGCCCGGTGGCTCCGTCACGGCGGCGCTCGCGATGTACGACACGATGCAGTACGTCAAGTGCCCTGTGTCCACCATCTGCGTGGGCCAGGCGGCCTCCGCGGGCGCGCTGCTCTTGCTGGCGGGCTCCAAGGGCAAGCGCTACGCCCTGCCCAACAGCCGCATCATGATCCACCAGCCGCTGGGTGGCGCGCAGGGCCAGGCGACGGACATCGACATCCAGGCGAAGGAGATCCTCCGGCTGCGCACGTACCTCAACGGCCTGTTCGTGAAGCACACGGGCCACACCATCGAGCGCATCGAGAAGGACACCGAGCGCGACTACTTCATGAGCGCCGAGGAGGCCCGGCAGTACGGCCTCATCGACGAGGTCGTGGAGCGCGCCTCGGGCGTGCCGGCGCCCAAGTAG
- a CDS encoding acyl-CoA dehydrogenase: MLDAPSRPSARELLSLPSLAPLVPMLYVAWTDGELTGDELRALGAAARSQPWLDLKSSSILALWVDPLRPPPPRELALVREHIRATAEKLATSQQQNLAELGVQLAQALAGEAPLNIPPAELAKALASIEATLGVDGKEAVRSLVPKASRVPKAEPRSHAASFDPVAMTAVLERTYSDVRQRVRGWLEDADFRYKEGLTTTAYRDQVFDWLKHLANDGLGQLAFPKGREGGGDLGAFIAAFETMAFFDLSLVIKAGVHFGLFGSSILFLGTKRHHQQYLPRVASLELPGCFAMSELGHGSNVRDCETVARYDAATGEFVLHTPSETARKEWIGNAARHARIATVFAQLEVDGERLGVHALLVPLRDEKGKVLPGIRIEDCGEKMGLNGVDNGRLWFDHVRVPRDNLLDRYGQVTEAGEYTSSITGDSKRFFTMLGALVAGRVSVACASLSAAKSALTIAVRYGDLRRQFGPQGAPEVRLLDHQVHQLRLLPLVAKAYAVDFALEYLVDRYVHRTEDDAREIEALAAGLKAYASWNATATIQECREACGGQGYLTANRFASLKADTDVFTTFEGDNTVLMQLVAKGLLTGYRQRFEDDRVFAVLRLIVDQAATVFTDRNPIAGRRTDTDHLRDSDFQLRALRFREEALLASVSKRIRKRLTAGVEAFEAFNQVQAHLLALAHASVERIVLEQFLRGVADVKDEALKPVLGRMADLFGLSCLESASGWFLEHGWLTAPKAQAIRKERVKLCEELRPDAVGLVDAFGIPDTCLAAPIGLGRLAPGGERFDDTAADSARAGPADSRAS; the protein is encoded by the coding sequence ATGCTCGACGCCCCATCTCGCCCCTCCGCCCGGGAGCTCCTGTCCCTGCCCAGCCTCGCCCCGCTGGTCCCCATGCTGTACGTCGCCTGGACGGACGGCGAGCTGACGGGCGACGAGCTTCGCGCCCTGGGCGCCGCCGCCCGTTCCCAGCCCTGGCTGGACCTCAAGTCCAGCTCCATCCTGGCCCTCTGGGTGGATCCGCTGCGTCCGCCCCCGCCCCGCGAGCTGGCCCTCGTGCGCGAGCACATCCGCGCCACCGCGGAGAAGCTGGCCACCAGCCAACAGCAGAACCTGGCGGAGCTGGGCGTGCAGCTGGCCCAGGCGCTCGCGGGCGAAGCGCCCCTGAACATCCCGCCCGCGGAGCTGGCCAAGGCCCTCGCCTCCATCGAGGCCACCCTGGGCGTGGACGGCAAGGAGGCGGTGCGCTCGCTGGTGCCCAAGGCGTCCCGCGTCCCGAAGGCGGAGCCCCGCTCGCACGCGGCGTCCTTCGACCCCGTGGCGATGACGGCCGTGCTGGAGCGCACCTATTCGGACGTGCGCCAGCGGGTGCGCGGTTGGCTGGAGGACGCGGACTTCCGCTACAAGGAAGGGCTCACCACCACCGCCTACCGCGACCAGGTCTTCGACTGGCTCAAGCACCTGGCCAATGACGGGCTGGGACAGCTCGCCTTCCCCAAGGGCCGCGAGGGCGGCGGGGACCTGGGCGCGTTCATCGCCGCGTTCGAGACGATGGCCTTCTTCGACCTGAGCCTCGTCATCAAGGCGGGGGTGCACTTCGGCCTGTTCGGCTCCAGCATCCTGTTCCTGGGCACCAAGCGGCACCACCAGCAGTACCTACCCCGCGTCGCCTCGCTGGAGCTGCCCGGCTGCTTCGCGATGAGCGAGCTGGGCCACGGCTCCAACGTGCGCGACTGCGAGACGGTGGCCCGCTACGACGCGGCCACGGGCGAGTTCGTGCTCCACACGCCGTCGGAGACCGCGCGCAAGGAATGGATTGGCAACGCCGCCCGCCACGCGCGCATCGCCACCGTGTTCGCGCAGCTGGAGGTGGACGGCGAACGCCTGGGCGTGCACGCACTGCTCGTCCCGCTGCGCGATGAGAAGGGCAAGGTGCTGCCGGGCATCCGCATCGAGGACTGCGGCGAGAAGATGGGCCTCAACGGCGTGGACAACGGCCGGCTGTGGTTCGACCACGTGCGCGTCCCGCGTGACAACCTGCTCGACCGCTACGGACAGGTGACGGAGGCCGGCGAGTACACCTCCTCCATCACCGGCGACTCCAAGCGCTTCTTCACCATGCTGGGCGCGCTGGTGGCGGGCCGCGTGAGCGTGGCGTGCGCGTCGTTGAGCGCGGCCAAGAGCGCACTGACCATCGCCGTGCGCTACGGCGACCTGCGCCGCCAGTTCGGCCCCCAGGGCGCGCCCGAGGTCCGCCTGCTGGACCACCAGGTGCACCAGCTGCGGCTCCTGCCACTGGTGGCCAAGGCGTACGCGGTGGACTTCGCGCTGGAGTACCTGGTGGACCGCTACGTCCACCGCACGGAGGACGACGCGCGCGAAATCGAGGCGCTCGCCGCGGGCCTCAAGGCCTACGCGTCGTGGAACGCCACCGCCACCATCCAGGAGTGCCGCGAGGCGTGCGGCGGCCAGGGCTACCTCACCGCGAACCGGTTCGCGTCGCTCAAGGCGGACACGGACGTGTTCACGACGTTCGAGGGCGACAACACCGTGCTCATGCAGCTGGTCGCCAAGGGCCTGCTCACGGGCTATCGCCAGCGCTTCGAGGACGACCGCGTCTTCGCGGTGCTGCGCCTCATCGTCGACCAGGCCGCCACGGTCTTCACGGACCGAAACCCCATCGCCGGCCGTCGCACGGACACGGACCACCTGCGAGACAGCGACTTCCAGCTGCGCGCCCTGCGCTTCCGCGAGGAGGCCCTGCTCGCGTCGGTGTCCAAGCGCATCCGCAAGCGGCTCACCGCGGGCGTGGAGGCTTTTGAGGCCTTCAACCAGGTGCAGGCGCACCTCCTGGCCCTGGCGCACGCGAGCGTGGAGCGCATCGTGCTGGAGCAGTTCCTGCGCGGCGTGGCGGACGTGAAGGACGAAGCGCTCAAGCCGGTGCTGGGGCGCATGGCGGACCTCTTCGGCCTGTCCTGCCTGGAGTCCGCCAGCGGCTGGTTCCTGGAGCACGGCTGGCTCACGGCCCCCAAGGCCCAGGCCATCCGCAAGGAGCGCGTGAAGCTGTGCGAGGAATTGCGGCCGGATGCCGTGGGGCTGGTGGACGCGTTCGGGATTCCCGACACCTGCCTGGCGGCGCCCATCGGCCTGGGGCGGCTGGCGCCCGGCGGTGAACGGTTCGACGACACGGCGGCTGACAGCGCCCGTGCGGGCCCGGCAGATTCCCGCGCGTCATGA
- a CDS encoding MBL fold metallo-hydrolase, with translation MNAGPMRAADKARQKAFRTAFPSHGQRPSWGGRLLRLFGWGLLLLGAFLLVVVIDGWRAFGKVPEGARLERMTRSPQWLDGGFENPQPILNNWERTLSDLFSSSAESTPRMPVVVDRIDPKRFATPPEDGLRVTWMGHSSTLVEVDGHRVLTDPVWGERTSPLGWIGPKRWFPAPIALDALPPIDAVVISHDHYDHLDFATIEAMKDWDTTFVVPLGVGEHLEYWGVPAHRIVELDWWERTKVKGLDIVCTPARHASGRFLQQNKTLWAGWALVGPKHRVYYSGDTGLFPAMEEIGAKLGPFDLTMIETGQYGAGWPDWHLGPEQAVLAHRLVQGRLLLPVHWGLVTLAYHGWTEPIERSLVAAKHDGVGITAPRPGQDFLALAPPPVERWWPDRPWKTAEEAPIVASQIPPKLREGHPALPLLPVPAAVSPQGTKSNAPSTGNASATNPQAANPTTAKPQSAAPSANPPAAPQGTGPTATTPQAVPQGTSPTAATPPTATPPSPAPQGAGTTPAVPAAVATPVASPPGAGAAIATPHE, from the coding sequence ATGAACGCGGGACCCATGCGGGCCGCGGACAAGGCCCGACAGAAGGCCTTCCGCACGGCCTTTCCCTCCCACGGCCAGCGGCCGTCCTGGGGCGGCAGGTTGTTGCGCCTGTTCGGATGGGGCCTGCTCCTGCTGGGTGCGTTCCTGCTGGTCGTCGTCATCGACGGCTGGCGTGCGTTCGGCAAGGTGCCGGAAGGGGCGCGGCTGGAGCGGATGACGCGCTCGCCGCAGTGGCTGGACGGAGGGTTCGAGAACCCGCAGCCCATCCTGAACAACTGGGAGCGGACGCTGTCGGACCTGTTCAGCTCCAGCGCGGAGAGCACGCCCCGGATGCCGGTGGTGGTGGACCGCATCGACCCGAAGCGCTTCGCCACGCCACCCGAGGACGGGCTGCGCGTCACCTGGATGGGGCACTCGTCCACGCTGGTGGAGGTGGACGGGCACCGCGTGCTCACCGACCCCGTGTGGGGCGAGCGCACGTCGCCGCTGGGGTGGATTGGCCCGAAGCGCTGGTTCCCCGCGCCCATCGCGCTGGACGCGCTGCCGCCCATCGACGCGGTGGTGATTTCGCACGACCACTATGACCACCTGGACTTCGCCACCATCGAGGCGATGAAGGACTGGGACACCACGTTCGTGGTGCCGCTGGGCGTGGGCGAGCACCTGGAATACTGGGGCGTGCCGGCCCACCGCATCGTGGAGCTGGACTGGTGGGAGCGCACGAAGGTGAAGGGGCTGGACATCGTGTGCACGCCCGCGCGGCATGCGTCGGGCCGGTTCCTCCAGCAGAACAAGACGCTGTGGGCGGGCTGGGCGCTGGTGGGGCCCAAGCACCGCGTCTACTACTCCGGTGACACGGGCCTGTTCCCCGCGATGGAGGAGATTGGCGCGAAGCTGGGGCCGTTCGATTTGACGATGATTGAAACGGGTCAGTACGGCGCGGGCTGGCCGGACTGGCACCTGGGGCCGGAGCAGGCGGTGCTGGCCCACCGGCTGGTGCAGGGCCGGTTGCTGCTGCCGGTGCACTGGGGGCTGGTGACGCTGGCGTACCACGGCTGGACGGAGCCGATTGAGCGCTCGCTCGTCGCCGCGAAGCACGACGGCGTGGGCATCACCGCGCCCCGGCCCGGGCAGGACTTCCTCGCGCTGGCGCCGCCGCCCGTGGAGCGCTGGTGGCCCGACCGTCCGTGGAAGACGGCGGAGGAAGCGCCCATCGTGGCCAGCCAGATTCCGCCCAAGCTGCGGGAAGGGCACCCGGCGCTGCCGTTGCTGCCTGTGCCCGCGGCCGTGAGTCCGCAGGGGACGAAGTCGAACGCACCGTCCACCGGGAATGCGTCGGCCACGAATCCGCAGGCCGCGAACCCGACGACCGCGAAGCCACAATCCGCGGCACCGAGCGCGAATCCTCCCGCGGCTCCGCAGGGCACGGGCCCGACCGCCACGACGCCGCAAGCCGTCCCGCAGGGCACGAGCCCGACCGCCGCGACTCCGCCAACCGCGACGCCTCCGTCGCCGGCTCCGCAAGGCGCTGGGACGACGCCCGCCGTCCCAGCGGCCGTGGCCACTCCCGTCGCCAGTCCACCGGGTGCGGGAGCCGCGATCGCGACCCCGCATGAGTGA
- a CDS encoding endonuclease III domain-containing protein, which yields MAVKKQSRSTTTTGPRRAPRSQSARTVHAAPSDTDKLPFDTEEVLRRVRHEVRSFADAAMFELAAKGHGSLFEQLIACILSIRTLDEVSLPASLRLLGRAHTPEALARLTPAEIDALIRPVTFHEGKAHQVHAIAVRTRDEFNGQLPADPDVLQSFKGVGPKCAHLALGIACGHEVISVDIHVHRVTNRWGYVKASTPERTLAALEAVLPRPYWVELNRLLVPFGKHVCTGTRPKCSTCPVLPYCRQEGVTSHR from the coding sequence ATGGCGGTCAAGAAGCAGTCCCGGTCCACGACGACGACAGGTCCACGGCGGGCGCCGCGCTCCCAGAGCGCCCGCACCGTGCACGCGGCTCCGTCAGACACGGACAAGCTCCCCTTCGACACCGAAGAGGTCCTCCGCCGCGTGCGCCACGAGGTCCGCTCCTTCGCGGATGCCGCCATGTTCGAGCTCGCCGCCAAAGGCCATGGCTCCCTCTTCGAACAGCTCATCGCGTGCATCCTCTCCATCCGCACGCTCGATGAAGTCAGCCTCCCCGCGTCCCTCCGGCTCCTCGGCCGAGCGCACACGCCCGAAGCCCTCGCGCGCCTCACCCCCGCGGAGATCGACGCCCTCATCCGCCCCGTCACCTTCCACGAAGGCAAGGCCCACCAGGTCCACGCCATCGCCGTGCGCACGCGTGACGAGTTCAACGGTCAGCTCCCCGCGGATCCGGACGTGCTCCAGTCGTTCAAGGGCGTGGGCCCCAAGTGCGCGCACCTGGCGCTCGGCATCGCCTGCGGCCACGAGGTCATCAGCGTGGACATCCATGTCCACCGCGTCACCAATCGCTGGGGCTACGTGAAGGCCTCCACTCCGGAGCGCACCCTCGCCGCGCTCGAAGCCGTGCTCCCCCGTCCCTACTGGGTGGAGCTCAACCGGCTCCTCGTCCCCTTCGGCAAGCACGTGTGCACCGGCACCCGCCCGAAGTGCTCCACCTGCCCCGTGCTCCCCTACTGCCGGCAGGAGGGCGTCACCTCCCACCGCTGA
- a CDS encoding bifunctional metallophosphatase/5'-nucleotidase — protein sequence MQPSVPRTRDVARPSVFLLAGAFVTGLLLAFHGGCGNNECTNAFDCQEQNPAPAGQGWTCEDHVCKAVTFPPPANTDAGTGTDDGGTTVAVKIIAFNDFHGQLEPAAGSGGQIAQALLADGGVDTDSRVNAGGAVYLGRYIADLRAKNPNSVVVSAGDLIGATPLLSALFHDEPTIEAMNDIGLDISAVGNHEFDEGGTELLRMQSGGCHPTDGCQDGTGFSGAKFKFLAANVATGANSTLLPRYDVRTFEGVKLAFIGMTLEGTPNIVTPTGIRGLEFKDEVETVNALVPELKAQGVNAMVVIVHEGGTPGISSLYNECKGITGPIVEIASKLDPAVSVIVSGHTHQAYNCTLSGKLVTSAASVGRLVTDIDLTLDAATGQVVKAQAQNVIVTRTVTPDPEVAELITRYRGLTTSLENRVIGYIDQTLTRANIQLDPTGQSTMGFVIADAQLEATKGANVGGAQLAFMNPGGVRADLVRDPAEPNDKGAVTYGEAFTVQPFGNSLVTLTLTGAQIERLLEQQWPNATTTRILHPSGGFTYAFSASAPVGSKVDPASLQLNGVAIDPAASYRVTVNSFLAPGGDGFTVLAEGTNPLGGAVDADALEAYLSAKSSEAAPLPAPALDRITRLP from the coding sequence ATGCAGCCCTCCGTCCCCCGCACGCGTGATGTCGCGCGTCCCAGCGTCTTCCTCCTCGCCGGAGCCTTCGTCACCGGCCTGCTGCTCGCCTTCCACGGCGGCTGCGGCAACAACGAGTGCACCAACGCCTTCGACTGCCAGGAGCAGAACCCCGCGCCGGCAGGCCAGGGCTGGACCTGCGAGGACCACGTCTGCAAGGCCGTCACCTTCCCGCCCCCGGCCAACACCGACGCGGGCACCGGCACGGACGACGGCGGCACCACCGTCGCCGTGAAGATCATCGCCTTCAACGACTTCCACGGGCAGCTGGAGCCCGCGGCCGGCAGCGGCGGACAGATTGCCCAGGCGCTCCTGGCGGACGGCGGCGTGGACACCGACAGCCGCGTGAACGCGGGCGGCGCCGTGTACCTCGGCCGCTACATCGCGGACCTGCGCGCGAAGAACCCGAACTCCGTCGTGGTGTCCGCCGGTGACCTCATCGGCGCCACGCCGCTGCTCTCCGCGCTCTTCCACGACGAGCCCACCATCGAGGCCATGAACGACATCGGCCTGGACATCAGCGCCGTGGGCAACCACGAGTTCGACGAGGGCGGCACGGAGCTCCTGCGCATGCAGTCCGGCGGCTGCCACCCGACGGACGGCTGCCAGGACGGCACCGGCTTCTCCGGCGCGAAGTTCAAGTTCCTCGCGGCCAACGTCGCCACCGGCGCCAACAGCACCCTGCTCCCGCGCTACGACGTGCGCACCTTCGAGGGCGTGAAGCTGGCCTTCATCGGCATGACCCTGGAGGGAACGCCGAACATCGTCACCCCCACGGGCATCCGCGGCCTGGAGTTCAAGGACGAGGTGGAGACCGTCAACGCGCTCGTCCCGGAGCTGAAGGCGCAGGGCGTGAACGCCATGGTCGTCATCGTGCACGAGGGCGGCACGCCCGGAATCAGCTCGCTCTACAACGAGTGCAAGGGCATCACCGGCCCCATCGTGGAGATCGCATCGAAGCTGGACCCGGCCGTGAGCGTCATCGTCAGCGGCCACACCCACCAGGCCTACAACTGCACGCTGAGCGGCAAGCTCGTCACCAGCGCCGCGTCGGTGGGCCGGCTCGTCACGGACATCGACCTGACGCTGGACGCGGCCACGGGCCAGGTCGTGAAGGCCCAGGCCCAGAACGTCATCGTCACCCGCACCGTGACGCCCGACCCGGAGGTCGCCGAGCTCATCACCCGCTACAGGGGCCTCACCACGTCGCTGGAGAACCGCGTCATCGGCTACATCGACCAGACGCTCACGCGCGCCAACATCCAGCTGGACCCCACCGGCCAGTCCACCATGGGCTTCGTCATCGCGGACGCGCAGCTGGAGGCCACGAAGGGCGCGAACGTGGGCGGCGCCCAGCTTGCCTTCATGAACCCGGGGGGCGTGCGCGCGGACCTGGTGCGCGACCCGGCTGAACCCAACGACAAGGGCGCCGTCACCTACGGCGAGGCCTTCACCGTGCAGCCCTTCGGCAACAGCCTGGTCACCCTGACGCTGACGGGCGCGCAGATCGAGCGCCTGCTGGAGCAGCAGTGGCCCAACGCCACCACCACCCGCATCCTCCATCCGTCCGGGGGCTTCACGTACGCGTTCAGCGCATCCGCGCCCGTGGGCTCCAAGGTGGATCCCGCCAGCCTCCAGCTCAACGGCGTGGCCATCGACCCGGCCGCCAGCTACCGCGTCACCGTGAACAGCTTCCTCGCCCCCGGCGGCGACGGCTTCACCGTCCTCGCGGAGGGCACGAACCCGCTGGGCGGCGCGGTGGACGCGGACGCGCTGGAGGCCTACCTCAGCGCGAAGAGCTCGGAGGCCGCGCCGCTCCCGGCCCCGGCGCTCGACCGCATCACGCGGCTGCCGTAG